A genomic segment from Gracilinanus agilis isolate LMUSP501 chromosome 1, AgileGrace, whole genome shotgun sequence encodes:
- the LOC123244378 gene encoding acidic leucine-rich nuclear phosphoprotein 32 family member B-like isoform X9 — protein MDIKKRLTLELRNRKPGEVKDLVLDNCSSDDGKIGGLSSEFENLEFLSMINISLVSLANLPKLSRLRKLDLSDNHISGGLEVLAERTPSLAQLNLSRNKIKDINTLEPLKKLPNLKSLDLFNCDVTMLMSYRESVFDLLPQLTYLDGYSADDKEAPDSDPEADREGLDSEEEEEEEEELDEDVIDDEDDEDDEDEDEDEDVDGEEEEDEEEEEEEEEDGIEDEHGEKRKRATDDEGEDSEDDEED, from the exons ATGGACATCAAGAAGCGGCTTACGCTGGAGCTGCGGAACAGGAAGCCGGGGGAG GTGAAGGATCTGGTCTTGGATAACTGCTCCTCAGATGATGGCAAGATTGGGGGCCTGTCTTCAGAATTTGAAAACCTTGAGTTTCTCAGCATGATCAACATCAGCCTTGTGTCTTTGGCCAACCTTCCCAAGCTTTCCCGGCTGCGAAAG TTGGACCTCAGTGATAACCACATCTCTGGAGGCCTGGAGGTCCTGGCGGAGCGAACACCCAGTCTGGCCCAGTTAAACCTCAGTAGGAACAAAATCAAGGACATCAACACACTGGAGCCCCTG aaaaaaCTGCCTAACCTCAAGAGCCTGGACCTTTTTAACTGCGATGTAACCATGTTGATGAGCTACCGGGAGAGCGTATTTGACCTCTTGCCCCAGCTCACCTACCTCGATGGCTACAGTGCCGATGACAAAGAAGCTCCAGACTCTGACCCTGAGGCTGATAGGGAAGGCCTGGATAGT gaggaggaggaggaagaagaagaggagctTGATGAGGATGTCATTGATGATGAGGATGACGAGGATGATGAGGATGAAGATGAGGATGAAGATGttgatggagaggaggaggaggatgaagaggaagaagaggaggaggaggaagatggcaTAGAGGATGAG catggagagaaaaggaagcgAGCCACAGATGATGAGGGTGAGGACAGTGAGGATGACGAGGAGGACTGA
- the LOC123244378 gene encoding acidic leucine-rich nuclear phosphoprotein 32 family member B-like isoform X3, whose translation MDIKKRLTLELRNRKPGEVKDLVLDNCSSDDGKIGGLSSEFENLEFLSMINISLVSLANLPKLSRLRKLDLSDNHISGGLEVLAERTPSLAQLNLSRNKIKDINTLEPLKKLPNLKSLDLFNCDVTMLMSYRESVFDLLPQLTYLDGYSADDKEAPDSDPEADREGLDSEEEEEEEEEEEELDEDVIDDEDDEDDEDEDEDEDVDGEEEEDEEEEEEEEEDGIEDEENEEDEDDDGEEDEEEEGEEPQHGEKRKRATDDEGEDSEDDEED comes from the exons ATGGACATCAAGAAGCGGCTTACGCTGGAGCTGCGGAACAGGAAGCCGGGGGAG GTGAAGGATCTGGTCTTGGATAACTGCTCCTCAGATGATGGCAAGATTGGGGGCCTGTCTTCAGAATTTGAAAACCTTGAGTTTCTCAGCATGATCAACATCAGCCTTGTGTCTTTGGCCAACCTTCCCAAGCTTTCCCGGCTGCGAAAG TTGGACCTCAGTGATAACCACATCTCTGGAGGCCTGGAGGTCCTGGCGGAGCGAACACCCAGTCTGGCCCAGTTAAACCTCAGTAGGAACAAAATCAAGGACATCAACACACTGGAGCCCCTG aaaaaaCTGCCTAACCTCAAGAGCCTGGACCTTTTTAACTGCGATGTAACCATGTTGATGAGCTACCGGGAGAGCGTATTTGACCTCTTGCCCCAGCTCACCTACCTCGATGGCTACAGTGCCGATGACAAAGAAGCTCCAGACTCTGACCCTGAGGCTGATAGGGAAGGCCTGGATA gtgaagaggaggaggaggaggaggaagaagaagaggagctTGATGAGGATGTCATTGATGATGAGGATGACGAGGATGATGAGGATGAAGATGAGGATGAAGATGttgatggagaggaggaggaggatgaagaggaagaagaggaggaggaggaagatggcaTAGAGGATGAG GAGAATgaggaagatgaagatgatgatggggaagaagatgaagaagaggagggagaag AACCCCAgcatggagagaaaaggaagcgAGCCACAGATGATGAGGGTGAGGACAGTGAGGATGACGAGGAGGACTGA
- the LOC123244378 gene encoding acidic leucine-rich nuclear phosphoprotein 32 family member B-like isoform X1, with the protein MDIKKRLTLELRNRKPGEVKDLVLDNCSSDDGKIGGLSSEFENLEFLSMINISLVSLANLPKLSRLRKLDLSDNHISGGLEVLAERTPSLAQLNLSRNKIKDINTLEPLKKLPNLKSLDLFNCDVTMLMSYRESVFDLLPQLTYLDGYSADDKEAPDSDPEADREGLDSVCGENGEGEGLSREEEEEEEEEELDEDVIDDEDDEDDEDEDEDEDVDGEEEEDEEEEEEEEEDGIEDENEEDEDDDGEEDEEEEGEEPQHGEKRKRATDDEGEDSEDDEED; encoded by the exons ATGGACATCAAGAAGCGGCTTACGCTGGAGCTGCGGAACAGGAAGCCGGGGGAG GTGAAGGATCTGGTCTTGGATAACTGCTCCTCAGATGATGGCAAGATTGGGGGCCTGTCTTCAGAATTTGAAAACCTTGAGTTTCTCAGCATGATCAACATCAGCCTTGTGTCTTTGGCCAACCTTCCCAAGCTTTCCCGGCTGCGAAAG TTGGACCTCAGTGATAACCACATCTCTGGAGGCCTGGAGGTCCTGGCGGAGCGAACACCCAGTCTGGCCCAGTTAAACCTCAGTAGGAACAAAATCAAGGACATCAACACACTGGAGCCCCTG aaaaaaCTGCCTAACCTCAAGAGCCTGGACCTTTTTAACTGCGATGTAACCATGTTGATGAGCTACCGGGAGAGCGTATTTGACCTCTTGCCCCAGCTCACCTACCTCGATGGCTACAGTGCCGATGACAAAGAAGCTCCAGACTCTGACCCTGAGGCTGATAGGGAAGGCCTGGATAGTGTTTGCGGGGAGAATGGGGAAGGTGAGGGTCTGTCAAGA gaggaggaggaggaggaagaagaagaggagctTGATGAGGATGTCATTGATGATGAGGATGACGAGGATGATGAGGATGAAGATGAGGATGAAGATGttgatggagaggaggaggaggatgaagaggaagaagaggaggaggaggaagatggcaTAGAGGATGAG AATgaggaagatgaagatgatgatggggaagaagatgaagaagaggagggagaag AACCCCAgcatggagagaaaaggaagcgAGCCACAGATGATGAGGGTGAGGACAGTGAGGATGACGAGGAGGACTGA
- the ZNF414 gene encoding zinc finger protein 414 has translation MRPKPVISLRLNLHPPSNSSHFTASVAQPSPPFQAPRGRACSRESRALAQDGGDVSVSPQREELQREPQNKGSVRTRGGMEESSGMGPGVQACPAPLPYSDVYGSPSQSPATKPEKEQLSPAFSAEECKHSSRTNTGGGVNSSPSEEPRLPKRRPPSSGRQFPCSSYGCRLAFPNPGELAQHLHSHLQPTQSMEGKLFYCSTASCAESFPSMQELMVHTKLHYKPNRYFKCENCLLRFRTHRSLFKHLHVCSDQSHSPAPAPQPPALEKELPDAQRPAGPSPDKAPLLTPLTLQPDPLPRGPFPLLEASLYSSAALPSYSGQASGSVPPPFLPYLGPSPYGLAPGSGPQRLRPFLPAQAQGLPSSGPGSSSNTNAAVWKKNQGSSNSPRRPPGSSEGPSGHSSTSRIVWEHTRGRYTCMQCPFSTASRPAMTLHLEDHRKTPPPAPPPQPPSPSTPPQLEAQGGTVWPLEPSPGSSSGPPLLTTQSPRAQGPSGSGEDWDF, from the exons ATGCGTCCCAAGCCAGTCATCAGTCTCCGCCTCAATCTCCATCCCCCTTCGAACTCCTCCCACTTCACCGCCTCGGTGGCCCAGCCCTCTCCCCCATTCCAGGCCCCGCGCGGCCGCGCCTGCTCTCGCGAGAGCCGAGCCTTGGCACAAGATGGCGGCGACGTGAGCGTGTCCCCGCAGCGGGAGGAGCTGCAGCGGGAGCCACAGAACAAAGGCAGCGTGCGGACACGGGGAGGGATG GAGGAGAGTTCTGGGATGGGGCCTGGGGTCCAGGCATGTCCTGCACCATTGCCCTACTCGGACGTCTATGGCAGCCCCAGTCAGAGCCCAGCAACCAAACCAGAGAAGGAGCAGCTGTCTCCAGCCTTCTCAGCGGAGG AATGCAAGCACTCCAGCAGGACCAACACAGGAGGGGGTGTAAACAGCAGCCCCAGTGAGGAGCCACGCCTTCCAAAGCGCAGGCCCCCCTCTTCTG GGCGACAGTTCCCTTGCTCCAGCTATGGTTGCCGCCTGGCCTTCCCCAACCCTGGGGAACTGGCTCAGCACCTGCACAGTCACTTGCAGCCCACACAGTCCATGGAAG GGAAACTCTTCTACTGCTCCACGGCCAGCTGCGCAGAGAGCTTCCCCAGCATGCAGGAGCTGATGGTCCACACCAAGCTGCACTATAAGCCCAATCGATACTTCAA GTGTGAAAATTGCCTTCTCCGCTTCCGGACGCACCGCTCCCTCTTCAAGCACCTCCATGTCTGCTCCGACCAGTCCCACAGCCCAGCCCCGGCCCCCCAGCCCCCTGCCCTGGAGAAGGAGCTGCCTGATGCTCAGAGACCGGCCGGCCCCAGCCCTGACAAGGCCCCGCTGCTCACGCCGCTGACCCTGCAGCCGGATCCTCTTCCCCGGGGCCCATTCCCACTGCTGGAGGCCTCACTCTACAGCTCTGCCGCTCTGCCCTCCTACTCTGGCCAGGCCTCGGGCTCTGTGCCACCCCCCTTCCTACCCTACCTTGGTCCCTCTCCCTATGGGCTGGCCCCTGGCTCTGGTCCCCAGCGCCTCCGTCCCTTCTTGCCTGCCCAGGCCCAGGGTCTCCCTAGCTCTGGTCCTGGCTCCAGCTCCAACACTAATGCCgctgtttggaaaaaaaatcagg GTTCCAGCAATAGCCCCAGAAGGCCTCCGGGGAGCTCTGAAGGACCTTCAG GCCACTCTTCTACCAGCCGAATCGTATGGGAGCACACCAGGGGCCGCTACACCTGCATGCAGTGCCCCTTCTCCACTGCCTCCAGGCCAGCCATGACCCTTCACTTGGAGGATCATCGCAAGACTCCGCCCCCTGCACCACCCCCACAGCCACCATCACCCTCCACACCCCCTCAGCTAGAGGCTCAGGGGGGTACAGTCTGGCCACTGGAACCTAGTCCAGGATCATCAAGCGGGCCTCCTTTACTCACAACTCAGTCACCCAGGGCCCAGGGCCCCTCAGGCTCAGGGGAGGACTGGGATTTCTAG
- the LOC123244378 gene encoding acidic leucine-rich nuclear phosphoprotein 32 family member B-like isoform X2 → MDIKKRLTLELRNRKPGEVKDLVLDNCSSDDGKIGGLSSEFENLEFLSMINISLVSLANLPKLSRLRKLDLSDNHISGGLEVLAERTPSLAQLNLSRNKIKDINTLEPLKKLPNLKSLDLFNCDVTMLMSYRESVFDLLPQLTYLDGYSADDKEAPDSDPEADREGLDSVCGENGEGEGEEEEEEEEEEEELDEDVIDDEDDEDDEDEDEDEDVDGEEEEDEEEEEEEEEDGIEDEEDEDDDGEEDEEEEGEEPQHGEKRKRATDDEGEDSEDDEED, encoded by the exons ATGGACATCAAGAAGCGGCTTACGCTGGAGCTGCGGAACAGGAAGCCGGGGGAG GTGAAGGATCTGGTCTTGGATAACTGCTCCTCAGATGATGGCAAGATTGGGGGCCTGTCTTCAGAATTTGAAAACCTTGAGTTTCTCAGCATGATCAACATCAGCCTTGTGTCTTTGGCCAACCTTCCCAAGCTTTCCCGGCTGCGAAAG TTGGACCTCAGTGATAACCACATCTCTGGAGGCCTGGAGGTCCTGGCGGAGCGAACACCCAGTCTGGCCCAGTTAAACCTCAGTAGGAACAAAATCAAGGACATCAACACACTGGAGCCCCTG aaaaaaCTGCCTAACCTCAAGAGCCTGGACCTTTTTAACTGCGATGTAACCATGTTGATGAGCTACCGGGAGAGCGTATTTGACCTCTTGCCCCAGCTCACCTACCTCGATGGCTACAGTGCCGATGACAAAGAAGCTCCAGACTCTGACCCTGAGGCTGATAGGGAAGGCCTGGATAGTGTTTGCGGGGAGAATGGGGAAGGTGAGG gtgaagaggaggaggaggaggaggaagaagaagaggagctTGATGAGGATGTCATTGATGATGAGGATGACGAGGATGATGAGGATGAAGATGAGGATGAAGATGttgatggagaggaggaggaggatgaagaggaagaagaggaggaggaggaagatggcaTAGAGGATGAG gaagatgaagatgatgatggggaagaagatgaagaagaggagggagaag AACCCCAgcatggagagaaaaggaagcgAGCCACAGATGATGAGGGTGAGGACAGTGAGGATGACGAGGAGGACTGA
- the LOC123244378 gene encoding acidic leucine-rich nuclear phosphoprotein 32 family member B-like isoform X8 codes for MDIKKRLTLELRNRKPGEVKDLVLDNCSSDDGKIGGLSSEFENLEFLSMINISLVSLANLPKLSRLRKLDLSDNHISGGLEVLAERTPSLAQLNLSRNKIKDINTLEPLKKLPNLKSLDLFNCDVTMLMSYRESVFDLLPQLTYLDGYSADDKEAPDSDPEDVIDDEDDEDDEDEDEDEDVDGEEEEDEEEEEEEEEDGIEDEENEEDEDDDGEEDEEEEGEEPQHGEKRKRATDDEGEDSEDDEED; via the exons ATGGACATCAAGAAGCGGCTTACGCTGGAGCTGCGGAACAGGAAGCCGGGGGAG GTGAAGGATCTGGTCTTGGATAACTGCTCCTCAGATGATGGCAAGATTGGGGGCCTGTCTTCAGAATTTGAAAACCTTGAGTTTCTCAGCATGATCAACATCAGCCTTGTGTCTTTGGCCAACCTTCCCAAGCTTTCCCGGCTGCGAAAG TTGGACCTCAGTGATAACCACATCTCTGGAGGCCTGGAGGTCCTGGCGGAGCGAACACCCAGTCTGGCCCAGTTAAACCTCAGTAGGAACAAAATCAAGGACATCAACACACTGGAGCCCCTG aaaaaaCTGCCTAACCTCAAGAGCCTGGACCTTTTTAACTGCGATGTAACCATGTTGATGAGCTACCGGGAGAGCGTATTTGACCTCTTGCCCCAGCTCACCTACCTCGATGGCTACAGTGCCGATGACAAAGAAGCTCCAGACTCTGACCCTGAG GATGTCATTGATGATGAGGATGACGAGGATGATGAGGATGAAGATGAGGATGAAGATGttgatggagaggaggaggaggatgaagaggaagaagaggaggaggaggaagatggcaTAGAGGATGAG GAGAATgaggaagatgaagatgatgatggggaagaagatgaagaagaggagggagaag AACCCCAgcatggagagaaaaggaagcgAGCCACAGATGATGAGGGTGAGGACAGTGAGGATGACGAGGAGGACTGA
- the LOC123244378 gene encoding acidic leucine-rich nuclear phosphoprotein 32 family member B-like isoform X6, whose product MDIKKRLTLELRNRKPGEVKDLVLDNCSSDDGKIGGLSSEFENLEFLSMINISLVSLANLPKLSRLRKLDLSDNHISGGLEVLAERTPSLAQLNLSRNKIKDINTLEPLKKLPNLKSLDLFNCDVTMLMSYRESVFDLLPQLTYLDGYSADDKEAPDSDPEADREGLDKEEEEEEEEEELDEDVIDDEDDEDDEDEDEDEDVDGEEEEDEEEEEEEEEDGIEDEEDEDDDGEEDEEEEGEEPQHGEKRKRATDDEGEDSEDDEED is encoded by the exons ATGGACATCAAGAAGCGGCTTACGCTGGAGCTGCGGAACAGGAAGCCGGGGGAG GTGAAGGATCTGGTCTTGGATAACTGCTCCTCAGATGATGGCAAGATTGGGGGCCTGTCTTCAGAATTTGAAAACCTTGAGTTTCTCAGCATGATCAACATCAGCCTTGTGTCTTTGGCCAACCTTCCCAAGCTTTCCCGGCTGCGAAAG TTGGACCTCAGTGATAACCACATCTCTGGAGGCCTGGAGGTCCTGGCGGAGCGAACACCCAGTCTGGCCCAGTTAAACCTCAGTAGGAACAAAATCAAGGACATCAACACACTGGAGCCCCTG aaaaaaCTGCCTAACCTCAAGAGCCTGGACCTTTTTAACTGCGATGTAACCATGTTGATGAGCTACCGGGAGAGCGTATTTGACCTCTTGCCCCAGCTCACCTACCTCGATGGCTACAGTGCCGATGACAAAGAAGCTCCAGACTCTGACCCTGAGGCTGATAGGGAAGGCCTGGATA aggaggaggaggaggaggaagaagaagaggagctTGATGAGGATGTCATTGATGATGAGGATGACGAGGATGATGAGGATGAAGATGAGGATGAAGATGttgatggagaggaggaggaggatgaagaggaagaagaggaggaggaggaagatggcaTAGAGGATGAG gaagatgaagatgatgatggggaagaagatgaagaagaggagggagaag AACCCCAgcatggagagaaaaggaagcgAGCCACAGATGATGAGGGTGAGGACAGTGAGGATGACGAGGAGGACTGA
- the LOC123244378 gene encoding acidic leucine-rich nuclear phosphoprotein 32 family member B-like isoform X10, protein MDIKKRLTLELRNRKPGEVKDLVLDNCSSDDGKIGGLSSEFENLEFLSMINISLVSLANLPKLSRLRKLDLSDNHISGGLEVLAERTPSLAQLNLSRNKIKDINTLEPLKKLPNLKSLDLFNCDVTMLMSYRESVFDLLPQLTYLDGYSADDKEAPDSDPEADREEEEEEEEEEEELDEDVIDDEDDEDDEDEDEDEDVDGEEEEDEEEEEEEEEDDEDDDGEEDEEEEGEEKRKRATDDEGEDSEDDEED, encoded by the exons ATGGACATCAAGAAGCGGCTTACGCTGGAGCTGCGGAACAGGAAGCCGGGGGAG GTGAAGGATCTGGTCTTGGATAACTGCTCCTCAGATGATGGCAAGATTGGGGGCCTGTCTTCAGAATTTGAAAACCTTGAGTTTCTCAGCATGATCAACATCAGCCTTGTGTCTTTGGCCAACCTTCCCAAGCTTTCCCGGCTGCGAAAG TTGGACCTCAGTGATAACCACATCTCTGGAGGCCTGGAGGTCCTGGCGGAGCGAACACCCAGTCTGGCCCAGTTAAACCTCAGTAGGAACAAAATCAAGGACATCAACACACTGGAGCCCCTG aaaaaaCTGCCTAACCTCAAGAGCCTGGACCTTTTTAACTGCGATGTAACCATGTTGATGAGCTACCGGGAGAGCGTATTTGACCTCTTGCCCCAGCTCACCTACCTCGATGGCTACAGTGCCGATGACAAAGAAGCTCCAGACTCTGACCCTGAGGCTGATAGGGAAG aggaggaggaggaggaggaagaagaagaggagctTGATGAGGATGTCATTGATGATGAGGATGACGAGGATGATGAGGATGAAGATGAGGATGAAGATGttgatggagaggaggaggaggatgaagaggaagaagaggaggaggaggaagatg atgaagatgatgatggggaagaagatgaagaagaggagggagaag agaaaaggaagcgAGCCACAGATGATGAGGGTGAGGACAGTGAGGATGACGAGGAGGACTGA
- the LOC123244378 gene encoding acidic leucine-rich nuclear phosphoprotein 32 family member B-like isoform X5: MDIKKRLTLELRNRKPGEVKDLVLDNCSSDDGKIGGLSSEFENLEFLSMINISLVSLANLPKLSRLRKLDLSDNHISGGLEVLAERTPSLAQLNLSRNKIKDINTLEPLKKLPNLKSLDLFNCDVTMLMSYRESVFDLLPQLTYLDGYSADDKEAPDSDPEADREGLDSEEEEEEEEEEEELDEDVIDDEDDEDDEDEDEDEDVDGEEEEDEEEEEEEEEDGIEDEEDEDDDGEEDEEEEGEEPQHGEKRKRATDDEGEDSEDDEED; the protein is encoded by the exons ATGGACATCAAGAAGCGGCTTACGCTGGAGCTGCGGAACAGGAAGCCGGGGGAG GTGAAGGATCTGGTCTTGGATAACTGCTCCTCAGATGATGGCAAGATTGGGGGCCTGTCTTCAGAATTTGAAAACCTTGAGTTTCTCAGCATGATCAACATCAGCCTTGTGTCTTTGGCCAACCTTCCCAAGCTTTCCCGGCTGCGAAAG TTGGACCTCAGTGATAACCACATCTCTGGAGGCCTGGAGGTCCTGGCGGAGCGAACACCCAGTCTGGCCCAGTTAAACCTCAGTAGGAACAAAATCAAGGACATCAACACACTGGAGCCCCTG aaaaaaCTGCCTAACCTCAAGAGCCTGGACCTTTTTAACTGCGATGTAACCATGTTGATGAGCTACCGGGAGAGCGTATTTGACCTCTTGCCCCAGCTCACCTACCTCGATGGCTACAGTGCCGATGACAAAGAAGCTCCAGACTCTGACCCTGAGGCTGATAGGGAAGGCCTGGATA gtgaagaggaggaggaggaggaggaagaagaagaggagctTGATGAGGATGTCATTGATGATGAGGATGACGAGGATGATGAGGATGAAGATGAGGATGAAGATGttgatggagaggaggaggaggatgaagaggaagaagaggaggaggaggaagatggcaTAGAGGATGAG gaagatgaagatgatgatggggaagaagatgaagaagaggagggagaag AACCCCAgcatggagagaaaaggaagcgAGCCACAGATGATGAGGGTGAGGACAGTGAGGATGACGAGGAGGACTGA
- the LOC123244378 gene encoding acidic leucine-rich nuclear phosphoprotein 32 family member B-like isoform X7 yields MDIKKRLTLELRNRKPGEVKDLVLDNCSSDDGKIGGLSSEFENLEFLSMINISLVSLANLPKLSRLRKLDLSDNHISGGLEVLAERTPSLAQLNLSRNKIKDINTLEPLKKLPNLKSLDLFNCDVTMLMSYRESVFDLLPQLTYLDGYSADDKEAPDSDPEADREGLDSVCGENGEGEEEEEEEEEEEELDEDVIDDEDDEDDEDEDEDEDVDGEEEEDEEEEEEEEEDGIEDEHGEKRKRATDDEGEDSEDDEED; encoded by the exons ATGGACATCAAGAAGCGGCTTACGCTGGAGCTGCGGAACAGGAAGCCGGGGGAG GTGAAGGATCTGGTCTTGGATAACTGCTCCTCAGATGATGGCAAGATTGGGGGCCTGTCTTCAGAATTTGAAAACCTTGAGTTTCTCAGCATGATCAACATCAGCCTTGTGTCTTTGGCCAACCTTCCCAAGCTTTCCCGGCTGCGAAAG TTGGACCTCAGTGATAACCACATCTCTGGAGGCCTGGAGGTCCTGGCGGAGCGAACACCCAGTCTGGCCCAGTTAAACCTCAGTAGGAACAAAATCAAGGACATCAACACACTGGAGCCCCTG aaaaaaCTGCCTAACCTCAAGAGCCTGGACCTTTTTAACTGCGATGTAACCATGTTGATGAGCTACCGGGAGAGCGTATTTGACCTCTTGCCCCAGCTCACCTACCTCGATGGCTACAGTGCCGATGACAAAGAAGCTCCAGACTCTGACCCTGAGGCTGATAGGGAAGGCCTGGATAGTGTTTGCGGGGAGAATGGGGAAG gtgaagaggaggaggaggaggaggaagaagaagaggagctTGATGAGGATGTCATTGATGATGAGGATGACGAGGATGATGAGGATGAAGATGAGGATGAAGATGttgatggagaggaggaggaggatgaagaggaagaagaggaggaggaggaagatggcaTAGAGGATGAG catggagagaaaaggaagcgAGCCACAGATGATGAGGGTGAGGACAGTGAGGATGACGAGGAGGACTGA
- the LOC123244378 gene encoding acidic leucine-rich nuclear phosphoprotein 32 family member B-like isoform X4: MDIKKRLTLELRNRKPGEVKDLVLDNCSSDDGKIGGLSSEFENLEFLSMINISLVSLANLPKLSRLRKLDLSDNHISGGLEVLAERTPSLAQLNLSRNKIKDINTLEPLKKLPNLKSLDLFNCDVTMLMSYRESVFDLLPQLTYLDGYSADDKEAPDSDPEADREGLDSEEEEEEEEEEEELDEDVIDDEDDEDDEDEDEDEDVDGEEEEDEEEEEEEEEDGIEDENEEDEDDDGEEDEEEEGEEPQHGEKRKRATDDEGEDSEDDEED, from the exons ATGGACATCAAGAAGCGGCTTACGCTGGAGCTGCGGAACAGGAAGCCGGGGGAG GTGAAGGATCTGGTCTTGGATAACTGCTCCTCAGATGATGGCAAGATTGGGGGCCTGTCTTCAGAATTTGAAAACCTTGAGTTTCTCAGCATGATCAACATCAGCCTTGTGTCTTTGGCCAACCTTCCCAAGCTTTCCCGGCTGCGAAAG TTGGACCTCAGTGATAACCACATCTCTGGAGGCCTGGAGGTCCTGGCGGAGCGAACACCCAGTCTGGCCCAGTTAAACCTCAGTAGGAACAAAATCAAGGACATCAACACACTGGAGCCCCTG aaaaaaCTGCCTAACCTCAAGAGCCTGGACCTTTTTAACTGCGATGTAACCATGTTGATGAGCTACCGGGAGAGCGTATTTGACCTCTTGCCCCAGCTCACCTACCTCGATGGCTACAGTGCCGATGACAAAGAAGCTCCAGACTCTGACCCTGAGGCTGATAGGGAAGGCCTGGATA gtgaagaggaggaggaggaggaggaagaagaagaggagctTGATGAGGATGTCATTGATGATGAGGATGACGAGGATGATGAGGATGAAGATGAGGATGAAGATGttgatggagaggaggaggaggatgaagaggaagaagaggaggaggaggaagatggcaTAGAGGATGAG AATgaggaagatgaagatgatgatggggaagaagatgaagaagaggagggagaag AACCCCAgcatggagagaaaaggaagcgAGCCACAGATGATGAGGGTGAGGACAGTGAGGATGACGAGGAGGACTGA